DNA sequence from the Dreissena polymorpha isolate Duluth1 chromosome 3, UMN_Dpol_1.0, whole genome shotgun sequence genome:
TTTCATCCGCGTTGAAGACAAAAAGTCCCTGTCGCAGATTCCTTGGACTTCTTCCCTCAGCCAGGTACTTGGCCAGGCTTCCTGCACTGATCTCGCTGTAGTCGCTGGGCAGGGCATTGGCAAGAATGTTTTCCTGGGAATAAGCAGGGCTTCTCATTTGACCAGGGGTAGCAATGGTGAGCAGGTCATTCAGTCGCCTTGCCTTGTACCGGTACTTCATAACTGCACATATTCCAGCAGTTATGAGAACAAGCACTACGATTGCACATATGATTCCAGCGATCATGTATTGCCTGTTCTTGGCTATTTGTTCCTCATTGTACGGGTCTGGTCCAAGTGGATCGTTGTCAGTCTGGGAGGTGTGGCAGGCTTGCAGGTCACTGTTTTCATTGAGATTGACCTCAGCCATGACACAAATCATGTAGAAAGTACCAGAGCGCAGCTTCGTTATCTGGTACACCGTCACGTCACGATGAATGTTTAACGACATTTGTGTTTGCTTGTCTGAAGGAATGAAATACCACAATTTATATCCAGTTATTCCTTGCATGTTTTTGAGGCTCCAGAATACAGTTATGGAATTGGTTGTGGCAGCTCCAACAGAAAGTTTCAGTGCATTTGCAGGCTGAGATGTTGGATTGCTTGTAGCTTTTGTTGTGACTGTTGTCATTAATGTGGTGGCACTGGCACATTCATCGTCAACTGGGTCAATACAGACAAGATCTACCTCAGGAATCTCATAAAGCTTCCTGTTGACTAGGCTCGGTGGACTGGcacattttatttcttccttAAAGATGCTATCAGGATTTGATGATTCTATTGCAAATTTGCGCAACCATTTTAATTTGCAGTCACACTGAAGGgggttttcaaataaatatatttcagacAGCTGTGTGAAATTCATGAAGACACATTCACTGATGGTTTTGATGTTATTTGTTAGTAGGTATATTTTTCTCAGTGATTCTTCTAGTCCCTTAAATGATAACTTATCTAGTTGATTAATTTCATTCTCTTCAAGCTTCAGATGACtgagttttttgttgttttggaAAGCATATGGAGGAATGGTCTTCAGACCTGTCTTACGTAAAAGAAGATTTTCCAATCCTCTCAAGTGCTTGATGGTCGACCAGAATTGGTTTTCATCCAGCTTCGTGTTTTCAAGATTTAAAGTGTACAGCTTGGTTTCCAGTCCTTGGAAAGCTTCAGGTTTCAACACTAGAGGAATCGTAGTCTGTGATACTGCGCCTTGACCTTCCAGTTTAAGTTCAAAGTACTCATCAACTCTCTGAAAGGCTCCATTATCAATTTTTTGAATGTTATTACTACTGAGATCAAGCATTTTCAGGTTATTGAGTCCATATAACAAATTGCTTGTGACAGTCTGGATACCTAGTCCCACTAGACTAAGGGATTTCAGTTTAGGCATGTTTTTGAAGGTGTTGTCTGGAATGGATTTGAGATCTGCATTGTAAGACATCTGTAGATCATCCAGGTTTGGCCATTGCTGACTTGACAGAGCCTTGAGGGAGGCGACTTGCAGATGGTTGGAGTCCAGGTCAAGAGTCTTTAGGGTCTTAGACACAACATAAAAGCTCTGCTCTTCCAAGCTTGCAATCTGATCATGTGACAGATCAAGAGTTTGCAAGTTGATCAAGTTCTGGAAGGAATGATTGTATACAGCCTGTATAgtattttcaatgattttgagAACCTTCAGACTGGTAGTGTGGCGCAGTGTTAACACAGGAATCTGTCGTATGTAAACATTCTTCAACTCCAGATACTGTAGCTGTGGAACTTTGCCTTTGAATGTTGTTTCTTCCAGGCTCAGTTTGTCGATGTTCATCATAGTCAGTGCTATTAGGTTTGGGAACCGATCAAACACTTGGTTCTCAACAGGGTTTAACTGCTGGAAACCAGTCAAAGTGAGACGCGTCAGGTTGGAAAGTTTTGTCAGACTCCTGTAAGGAATTAGGATCTTGGAATTTCCTTCCATGAATAGCTCCTTCAAATAGGCTTCAAGGCCATCAAAAGCTGTCTCTCCAATATAGTTCATTTCGTTGTTGAGAAGATTAATGCGTTCAACTTTCAAATTGGCAAAACTGTTATTTTGCAATTGTCGGATATGGTTGGATGCACTGAAGTCAATGTCAGCATACACTGTAGATACTAGTATGAATTTAGGTATACCTTGTAAACTCTTGTATCTACAATCAATCCTTGGGCGTTGAATGTATGTGTCTAGAACACAGTCACACTGGTCCTTGACTGCACATTGACCCACTGCCAGAGGTCTGCCGTCAATCGTTTGTGCTTGTAACAGGGATCCTATCATTAGACCCTTGTTCAGTGTGTAATTTCCTGATCTCCCAAAATGTGTTTGATTTCCATATCCATTCCCGTGGGTATCTTGCACACTGTATATACACAGCAAAAGCCAGATCTGTGTTCTGCTACCCATGTTTTGAGAAtcctaaaataaacaatataaccaTTGGTAAAAAATGTTGGTAGCTTTTGGTGCTTAATTGAAGACCTGCTCTGGAATTGTGGGAGCAGTTTCaccctctaccacttagatatgtattgaaccctttaccactaagatacatatttaaccctttaccactaagatacatatgtaaccctttaccactaagatacaatgtacaaatttaaccctttaccactaagatacatatttaaccctttaccactaagatacatatttaaccctttaccactaagatacatatttaaccctttaccactaagatacatatttaaccctttaccactaacatacaatgtacaaatttaaccctttaccactaagatacatatttaactcttaaccactaagatacataattatttaaccctctaccacttagatacgtatttaaccctttaccacttagatatgaatttaaccctttgccacttagatacatattcaaccctttaccactttaggtatgcatttaaccctttaaacatagatacgtatttaaccctttaccacttagatacgtatttaaccctttaccacttagataatattttgacgcatttgtagaccctcagaaagtttaatttaagtaaagacttttcttactagattcaaatttttaaggcttcatttccaacccttagatactgatgggcagcaaatagcataaaatatgaacagactgcgagtcacatgcaggctgttctggttttatgctttttgcacaaagccattttcactttgcctcttatgggggaaagggttaatcattACTATAACTGATCACCATTTCATTACAGACATCATGATACAGAAAGATAAAGGATAAAAAAATTGcaagtatcaaaaaaaaattgttctcagtttttcttctttttataaaattattattattgtttgaaatcattgttttattgttttattttgcctaagtaaacaaaataatgaaaaaataataagcaAACATTTCCATATATGAAGTGttaaccaaaaaaaacaacaacattaatgtTTAAAAGTGCTTTACCTTTTTTACTTA
Encoded proteins:
- the LOC127873869 gene encoding slit homolog 3 protein-like; its protein translation is MGSRTQIWLLLCIYSVQDTHGNGYGNQTHFGRSGNYTLNKGLMIGSLLQAQTIDGRPLAVGQCAVKDQCDCVLDTYIQRPRIDCRYKSLQGIPKFILVSTVYADIDFSASNHIRQLQNNSFANLKVERINLLNNEMNYIGETAFDGLEAYLKELFMEGNSKILIPYRSLTKLSNLTRLTLTGFQQLNPVENQVFDRFPNLIALTMMNIDKLSLEETTFKGKVPQLQYLELKNVYIRQIPVLTLRHTTSLKVLKIIENTIQAVYNHSFQNLINLQTLDLSHDQIASLEEQSFYVVSKTLKTLDLDSNHLQVASLKALSSQQWPNLDDLQMSYNADLKSIPDNTFKNMPKLKSLSLVGLGIQTVTSNLLYGLNNLKMLDLSSNNIQKIDNGAFQRVDEYFELKLEGQGAVSQTTIPLVLKPEAFQGLETKLYTLNLENTKLDENQFWSTIKHLRGLENLLLRKTGLKTIPPYAFQNNKKLSHLKLEENEINQLDKLSFKGLEESLRKIYLLTNNIKTISECVFMNFTQLSEIYLFENPLQCDCKLKWLRKFAIESSNPDSIFKEEIKCASPPSLVNRKLYEIPEVDLVCIDPVDDECASATTLMTTVTTKATSNPTSQPANALKLSVGAATTNSITVFWSLKNMQGITGYKLWYFIPSDKQTQMSLNIHRDVTVYQITKLRSGTFYMICVMAEVNLNENSDLQACHTSQTDNDPLGPDPYNEEQIAKNRQYMIAGIICAIVVLVLITAGICAVMKYRYKARRLNDLLTIATPGQMRSPAYSQENILANALPSDYSEISAGSLAKYLAEGRSPRNLRQGLFVFNADENLYNTMNSINSRHLQKRKNPYENDDEEEDIEKVKHEPAVEMKDESVNYRKEERSPIPSERHSAPSRLNATDLLMTDCTLRPLPATPSKPKEQTTNQRRSNTMQTKVKTKKARESEDKT